From a region of the Gordonia sp. PP30 genome:
- a CDS encoding anti-sigma factor produces the protein MSDEELMEFAALAGLDALDAAELADIETELSRATPEVQAAYAAELRATRELMATVSAADATPPPARLRDAVLAAATGDAADRAAQQRSSGATADSGPARLPASVAPLRDRRHRTLGYLAVAAAVAVLAGVVGWLLGAGSDRKEPAQPIAEQVFSAKDVASRSAAVATGRATVTYSDSADAAVLVMNDVPPPQPGTVYQMWLEGADGSMRPVGTMSPADVAPSTTAVIPGVRDATNLAFTVEPPGGSNQPTGAVVARVPLS, from the coding sequence ATGTCTGACGAAGAGCTCATGGAGTTCGCGGCATTGGCCGGTCTGGACGCGCTCGACGCCGCCGAACTCGCCGACATCGAGACCGAGCTGAGCCGGGCGACCCCGGAGGTCCAGGCCGCCTACGCCGCGGAACTGCGGGCCACGCGGGAGCTGATGGCGACGGTCAGCGCGGCGGACGCGACCCCGCCACCGGCACGGCTCCGCGACGCCGTGCTCGCCGCCGCGACCGGCGATGCCGCCGACCGGGCTGCGCAGCAGCGATCCTCCGGCGCCACGGCCGATTCCGGACCGGCTCGGCTGCCGGCCTCGGTGGCGCCGCTTCGGGATCGGCGGCACCGGACGCTCGGCTACTTGGCCGTGGCGGCCGCCGTCGCGGTGCTGGCCGGTGTCGTGGGCTGGCTGCTCGGTGCCGGATCGGACCGGAAGGAACCGGCTCAGCCGATCGCCGAGCAGGTGTTCTCGGCCAAGGACGTCGCCTCGCGGTCGGCGGCCGTGGCGACCGGTCGCGCCACCGTCACCTACTCCGATTCCGCGGATGCCGCGGTGCTGGTGATGAACGACGTGCCGCCGCCGCAACCCGGAACGGTGTACCAGATGTGGCTCGAAGGGGCCGACGGGTCGATGCGCCCGGTGGGCACCATGTCCCCGGCGGACGTCGCGCCGTCGACGACGGCGGTGATTCCCGGGGTCCGCGACGCCACGAACCTCGCGTTCACGGTCGAGCCGCCCGGCGGCTCGAATCAGCCGACGGGCGCCGT
- the sigK gene encoding ECF RNA polymerase sigma factor SigK — protein sequence MTTSTGSVLPELLERVANGDAAAFGTFYDETSPRVYGLVRRVLRDPGYSEEVTQEVYLHVWRSAESYDPQAGSPLAWLLTIAHRRAVDRVRSETAATDRNVRYAVTAAEREFDQVAESAASRETAERVLGCLGSLTDTQRQSVDLAYYQGLTYRQVAERLSVALPTVKSRIRDGLSRLRKCLGDSDV from the coding sequence GTGACGACGTCGACGGGCTCAGTTCTTCCCGAACTGCTTGAGCGGGTCGCGAACGGTGACGCCGCAGCCTTCGGCACGTTCTACGACGAGACGAGCCCTCGCGTCTACGGACTGGTCCGTCGGGTCCTGCGCGATCCGGGCTACAGCGAAGAGGTGACACAAGAGGTCTACCTGCACGTCTGGCGGTCCGCCGAATCCTACGACCCGCAGGCGGGCTCGCCGCTCGCCTGGTTGCTGACCATCGCGCATCGCCGGGCGGTGGATCGGGTCCGCAGCGAGACGGCGGCGACCGACCGGAACGTCCGGTACGCGGTGACCGCGGCCGAGCGCGAGTTCGATCAGGTCGCCGAGTCGGCGGCGAGCCGCGAGACCGCCGAACGGGTTCTGGGCTGTCTCGGTTCGCTGACCGATACCCAGCGCCAGTCGGTCGATCTGGCCTACTACCAGGGCTTGACCTACCGCCAGGTGGCCGAGCGGCTGTCGGTCGCCCTGCCCACCGTGAAGTCCCGTATCCGAGACGGACTCAGCCGCCTCCGAAAGTGTTTGGGGGACAGCGATGTCTGA
- a CDS encoding DUF1295 domain-containing protein: MTGWAGFGVLTGASLVWLAVLQTVAFAIGHRIGRYNVVDVGWGLGFVGVAWLALSIGDGDPVRRWLLAGLVTLWGVRLSWHMYVKCRGHGEDPRYTALLAKYDGPPARIAARRVFGTQGAAQWFVSLPVQASAVCGPTSGPAVVVLGAGVALWIVGFGFEATGDAQLRRFKADPANAGTIMDSGVWAWSRHPNYFGDACLWWGIWLVAASAWPGVVTVASPMAMTYFLVVATGARLLERSMSDRPGYAEYRRRTSFFLPRPPRRRDPSGG; this comes from the coding sequence ATGACCGGATGGGCGGGATTCGGGGTGCTCACGGGCGCCTCGCTGGTGTGGCTGGCGGTGCTGCAGACGGTGGCGTTCGCCATCGGCCACCGGATCGGCCGCTACAACGTTGTCGACGTCGGATGGGGCCTGGGATTCGTCGGGGTCGCATGGTTGGCGCTGTCGATCGGGGACGGCGATCCGGTGCGCCGATGGCTGCTGGCCGGGCTGGTGACGCTCTGGGGCGTCCGCCTGTCGTGGCACATGTACGTCAAGTGCCGCGGCCACGGCGAGGACCCGCGATACACGGCGCTGCTCGCCAAGTACGACGGCCCACCGGCGCGCATCGCGGCACGGCGGGTCTTCGGCACGCAGGGGGCGGCGCAGTGGTTCGTGTCGCTGCCCGTCCAGGCGTCGGCCGTCTGCGGCCCGACCTCCGGGCCCGCCGTGGTCGTACTGGGCGCGGGCGTGGCCCTGTGGATCGTGGGCTTCGGCTTCGAGGCCACCGGTGACGCTCAGCTCCGGCGCTTCAAGGCGGATCCAGCGAACGCGGGAACGATCATGGACTCCGGAGTCTGGGCGTGGTCGCGGCACCCGAACTACTTCGGGGACGCGTGCCTGTGGTGGGGAATATGGCTGGTGGCGGCCAGCGCCTGGCCGGGAGTGGTCACCGTTGCGTCGCCGATGGCGATGACCTACTTCCTGGTCGTGGCCACGGGAGCGCGACTGCTGGAGAGGTCGATGAGTGACCGGCCCGGCTACGCCGAGTATCGGCGCCGCACGTCGTTCTTCCTCCCGAGACCGCCCCGGCGGCGTGACCCGAGCGGCGGGTAG
- a CDS encoding cyclopropane-fatty-acyl-phospholipid synthase family protein has protein sequence MSARAACEGSVVEDDVVDDDAVDGNATAGETAAEGESVPADRRWPGLDVVPAGAVARARGAAASALFRRAARRVGVRVEYPGGVTGGSAGAEVPRILVRRPGPFARRIGATGLIGFGEAYMAGDWTTDDLVGVLTPFARETAALVPRPLQVLRRLVLPGPPADEENTTANTRANVARHYDLSNDLFAAFLDETMSYSSALFECEPSGETRFSWSDLPAAQRRKIDRLLDVAGVGPGTRLLEIGTGWGELCLRAAQRGAVVRSVTLSAEQCDLARRRVAEAGFGDRVTVDLCDYREVAGEYDAVVSVEMIEAVGRKYWPEYFRSIDRLLGPGGRAAIQAITMPHGRLLASENTYTWVQKYVFPGGQLTSLEGIGDVVGERTSLRVTGTSSFGPHYAETLRLWRERFRSREDDVLALGFDRTFLRMWELYLAYSEAGFRSGYLDVVQLGFSR, from the coding sequence ATGAGCGCACGCGCCGCCTGTGAAGGCTCTGTAGTCGAAGACGACGTAGTAGACGACGACGCCGTGGATGGCAACGCCACCGCCGGGGAGACGGCCGCTGAGGGCGAATCGGTGCCGGCGGATCGGCGGTGGCCCGGCCTCGACGTCGTGCCCGCGGGGGCGGTGGCGCGCGCCCGGGGCGCCGCCGCGTCCGCGTTGTTCCGCCGCGCGGCCCGGCGCGTGGGCGTGCGGGTCGAGTATCCCGGCGGCGTCACCGGCGGATCGGCGGGGGCCGAGGTGCCACGGATTCTCGTCCGCCGGCCTGGCCCGTTCGCCCGCCGGATCGGGGCCACCGGTCTCATCGGATTCGGGGAGGCGTACATGGCGGGGGACTGGACCACCGACGACCTCGTCGGCGTGCTGACCCCCTTCGCCCGCGAGACGGCGGCGCTGGTGCCACGTCCGCTCCAGGTGCTGCGTCGACTGGTCCTGCCGGGGCCGCCCGCGGACGAGGAGAACACGACGGCCAACACCCGGGCCAACGTCGCACGGCACTACGACCTGTCCAACGACTTGTTCGCGGCCTTCCTCGACGAGACGATGAGCTACTCCAGTGCGCTGTTCGAGTGCGAACCGTCCGGGGAGACCCGGTTCTCGTGGAGCGATCTCCCCGCGGCGCAGCGCCGCAAGATCGATCGTCTGCTCGACGTCGCCGGTGTCGGCCCAGGCACCCGGCTGCTGGAGATCGGCACCGGCTGGGGCGAGCTGTGCCTGCGCGCGGCGCAGCGGGGCGCCGTCGTGCGGTCGGTGACGCTGTCGGCCGAGCAATGCGACCTGGCTCGCCGCCGCGTCGCCGAAGCCGGGTTCGGCGACCGGGTGACCGTCGATCTCTGCGACTACCGGGAGGTCGCGGGCGAATACGACGCCGTGGTGTCCGTCGAGATGATCGAAGCCGTCGGACGCAAGTACTGGCCCGAGTACTTCCGGTCCATCGATCGGCTGCTCGGGCCGGGCGGCCGCGCCGCGATCCAGGCGATCACCATGCCGCATGGCCGGCTGCTGGCGTCGGAGAACACCTACACGTGGGTGCAGAAGTACGTCTTCCCCGGCGGCCAGCTCACGTCGCTGGAGGGGATCGGCGACGTCGTCGGGGAACGGACCTCGCTGCGGGTGACCGGCACCTCATCGTTCGGTCCGCACTACGCCGAGACCCTGCGGCTGTGGCGGGAACGATTCCGCTCCCGCGAGGACGACGTCCTCGCTTTGGGCTTCGACCGAACCTTTCTGCGGATGTGGGAGCTGTACCTGGCCTATTCCGAGGCCGGCTTTCGGTCGGGCTACCTCGACGTCGTGCAGCTGGGATTCTCGCGATGA
- a CDS encoding DUF1365 domain-containing protein codes for MTSSTSLLPSIVGARVVHRRTGPIAHAFAYRTCTWLIDIDHPPRLPAPLRPFARFRAGDHFPEPYAPGQTLRTRLEHHLRAIGVEPANGPVTALMSPRVAGYVFNPLSVFWCHRHDGALAHVVAEVHNTYGGRHCYVVGVDPSGRALADKDFYVSPFNDVSGRYRLSVPEPAADGRVRISIVLERAETGPFFAALTGRARPATARRVLLAQVTTPLAPWVVAARIRLQGIRLWRRGLPIVPRPAQDRPMTADTEHRNDDDRTRKDGRSGHERTRRL; via the coding sequence ATGACGTCGTCGACCTCTCTGCTTCCCTCGATCGTCGGCGCACGAGTGGTCCACCGCCGGACCGGACCGATCGCGCACGCCTTCGCTTACCGGACGTGCACCTGGCTGATCGACATCGACCATCCGCCGCGACTGCCCGCCCCGCTCCGGCCCTTCGCCCGTTTCCGGGCCGGCGACCACTTCCCGGAACCGTACGCACCGGGCCAGACGCTGCGGACCAGGCTGGAACACCACCTGCGGGCGATCGGTGTCGAGCCGGCGAACGGACCGGTGACCGCGCTGATGTCGCCGCGCGTGGCCGGATACGTGTTCAACCCGTTGAGCGTGTTCTGGTGTCATCGGCACGACGGCGCACTCGCCCACGTCGTCGCCGAGGTCCACAACACCTACGGCGGTCGGCACTGCTACGTGGTCGGTGTCGATCCGTCCGGCCGTGCGCTGGCCGACAAGGACTTCTACGTGTCCCCGTTCAACGATGTGAGCGGACGCTATCGGCTGTCGGTCCCGGAGCCCGCGGCCGACGGTCGGGTGCGGATCTCGATCGTTCTGGAACGGGCGGAGACCGGGCCGTTCTTCGCCGCCCTGACCGGCCGGGCCCGGCCGGCGACGGCCCGGCGCGTCCTGCTCGCGCAGGTGACGACACCGCTCGCGCCGTGGGTGGTGGCGGCCCGGATCCGGTTGCAGGGCATCCGGCTGTGGCGTCGGGGACTACCGATCGTGCCGCGGCCCGCGCAAGACCGGCCGATGACGGCCGACACCGAACACCGCAACGACGACGATCGAACGCGAAAGGACGGCAGGTCGGGACATGAGCGCACGCGCCGCCTGTGA
- a CDS encoding FAD-dependent oxidoreductase, with the protein MTFRSLAVVGSGVAGLAAAHVLAEAHPVTLFEADDRLGGHAHTHLVTTPSGTELAVDTGFIVHNDRTYPTLQRLLAELGVRTQDTDMSMSVRSEITGLEYAGARGLTGLFPTAANVARPRYVRMLAEIRRFHRAARRTLDTGDARESLAGFVDRERFSGYFRQNFLYPLVAAVWSCDPDTAAHYPARYLFTFLHHHGMLSVFGSPTWRTVVGGSVSYVDALASGVAARGEVRVSSPVRAVRETDAGVEVVSEREGSTRTETFDAVVVATHPHQALALLARPTTRQREILGAMPYLRKHAVLHTDESVLPRARRARASWNYQVRDEVLRPGADAAPSPIVVTYDLTRLMRLPTDEPRMLVTMGRTDVVDPRTILDEMTYEHPVYTLDSVAAQARLSELDTDRVVFAGAYHGWGFHEDGAASGVRAARALGVDWSAPAPSEEDR; encoded by the coding sequence ATGACCTTCCGATCCCTGGCGGTGGTGGGCAGCGGTGTCGCCGGCCTGGCCGCCGCGCACGTGCTCGCCGAAGCGCATCCGGTGACTCTGTTCGAGGCCGACGACCGGTTGGGCGGGCACGCTCACACCCACCTCGTCACGACGCCGTCGGGCACCGAACTGGCCGTCGACACCGGCTTCATCGTGCACAACGACCGCACCTATCCCACCCTGCAACGACTCCTCGCCGAACTGGGGGTACGCACGCAGGACACCGATATGTCGATGTCCGTCCGCTCGGAGATCACCGGACTCGAGTACGCGGGTGCGCGCGGACTCACCGGGCTGTTCCCGACCGCCGCGAACGTCGCCAGACCTCGCTATGTGCGCATGCTCGCCGAGATCCGCCGGTTCCACCGCGCCGCGCGGAGGACGCTCGACACCGGCGACGCGCGGGAATCGCTCGCCGGCTTCGTCGACCGTGAGCGATTCTCCGGATACTTCCGGCAGAACTTCCTGTATCCGCTGGTCGCCGCGGTGTGGTCGTGTGACCCGGACACCGCGGCCCACTATCCGGCGCGCTATCTGTTCACCTTCCTCCACCACCACGGCATGCTGTCGGTGTTCGGTTCGCCGACCTGGCGCACCGTGGTGGGCGGGTCGGTCAGCTACGTCGACGCCCTCGCGAGTGGCGTCGCCGCGCGGGGCGAGGTTCGGGTGTCGTCGCCGGTCCGGGCCGTGCGGGAGACCGATGCCGGGGTCGAGGTGGTCTCCGAGCGGGAGGGGAGCACCCGCACCGAGACCTTCGACGCGGTGGTCGTCGCGACGCACCCGCACCAGGCGCTCGCGCTCCTCGCACGGCCGACGACGCGGCAGCGGGAGATCCTCGGCGCGATGCCGTATCTGCGGAAGCACGCGGTGCTGCACACCGATGAGTCGGTCCTGCCGAGGGCTCGCCGGGCGCGCGCGTCGTGGAACTACCAGGTCCGCGACGAGGTGCTTCGGCCGGGCGCCGATGCGGCACCCTCGCCGATCGTCGTGACCTACGACCTGACCAGGCTCATGCGGCTGCCCACCGACGAGCCACGGATGCTCGTCACGATGGGCCGGACCGACGTGGTCGATCCCCGCACGATCCTGGACGAGATGACCTACGAGCATCCGGTCTACACGCTGGACTCCGTGGCGGCACAGGCCCGGCTGTCCGAGCTGGATACCGATCGGGTCGTGTTCGCCGGGGCCTACCACGGCTGGGGCTTCCACGAGGACGGTGCGGCGTCCGGTGTGCGCGCGGCGCGGGCGCTCGGTGTCGACTGGTCGGCACCCGCGCCGTCCGAGGAGGACCGATGA
- a CDS encoding lipocalin family protein, giving the protein MTIRFHLGRRALSGLLAVTLAAATALAAAPAHAAPAGSLQPVPRLDVERYLGTWWQQAAIPGFYSVRCLRDTSAHYGLIDATTISVNNTCVSPAGRPDGIRGQAKVVDPRSRAQLSVSFPGVPGTLNPQNTPNYIVTWVADGPRPGDPYEYAIVGDPTRLSGFILSRDRVISTRTLLMLRDKAEERGFNTCLFLTSPTTGGRSDYLPLCLVR; this is encoded by the coding sequence ATGACAATCCGGTTCCACCTGGGCCGACGGGCGCTCTCGGGCCTGCTGGCCGTGACACTCGCCGCCGCCACGGCGCTCGCCGCCGCGCCCGCGCACGCCGCGCCCGCCGGTTCTCTCCAGCCGGTCCCGCGCCTCGACGTCGAACGCTACCTCGGCACCTGGTGGCAGCAGGCCGCCATCCCGGGCTTCTACAGCGTCCGGTGTCTGCGCGACACCTCCGCCCACTACGGTCTGATCGACGCCACGACGATCTCGGTGAACAACACCTGCGTCTCGCCGGCCGGGCGGCCCGACGGCATCCGCGGGCAGGCGAAAGTCGTCGATCCGCGGTCCCGGGCGCAACTCTCGGTCAGCTTCCCCGGGGTACCGGGGACCCTGAACCCGCAGAACACGCCGAACTACATCGTCACCTGGGTGGCGGACGGCCCTCGCCCCGGAGATCCGTACGAGTACGCCATCGTCGGTGACCCGACGCGACTGTCCGGGTTCATCCTCAGCCGAGACCGGGTGATCTCCACCCGGACCCTGCTCATGCTGCGCGACAAGGCCGAGGAACGCGGCTTCAACACGTGCCTGTTCCTCACTTCTCCCACGACCGGCGGCCGGAGCGACTACCTGCCGCTGTGCCTGGTCCGCTGA
- a CDS encoding glycine--tRNA ligase — protein MAVQSKVEAVVNLAKRRGLVFPCGEIYGGTRSAWDYGPLGVELKNNIKDQWWRSMVTSRDDVVGLDSSVILPRQVWEASGHVDVFTDPLVESLHTHKRYRADHLIEAYELKHGHPPENGLADINDPETGQPGAWTEPREFSGLLKTFLGPVADEEGLHYLRPETAQGIFINFKNVLTTSRKKPPFGIAQIGKSFRNEITPGNFIFRTREFEQMEMEFFVKPGDDEKWHEYWIQARHDWYVDLGIDPENLRLFVHPQEKLSHYSKGTTDVEYKFGFSGNPWGELEGIANRTDYDLSTHSKASGEDLSFFDQATGERYTPYVIEPAAGLGRSMMAFLCDAYTEEEVPNAKGGTDVRTVLRLDRRLAPIKAAVLPLSKKDELAPTARNLADELRKHWAIEYDDAQSIGKRYRRQDEIGTPFCVTVDFDTLDDHAVTIRERDAMTQERVALDKVAEYLGGKLLGA, from the coding sequence GTGGCCGTGCAATCCAAAGTCGAAGCCGTCGTCAACCTCGCCAAGCGGCGTGGCCTGGTGTTCCCGTGCGGTGAGATCTACGGCGGTACGCGTTCGGCGTGGGACTACGGGCCGCTCGGCGTCGAGTTGAAGAACAACATCAAGGACCAGTGGTGGCGCAGCATGGTCACCTCGCGGGACGACGTCGTCGGTCTCGACTCCTCGGTGATCCTGCCGCGTCAGGTCTGGGAGGCGTCCGGCCACGTCGACGTCTTCACCGACCCGCTGGTGGAGTCGCTGCACACGCACAAGCGCTACCGCGCGGACCATCTCATCGAGGCGTACGAACTGAAGCACGGCCACCCGCCGGAGAATGGTCTGGCCGACATCAACGACCCGGAGACCGGTCAGCCCGGGGCCTGGACCGAGCCGCGCGAGTTCTCCGGCCTGCTCAAGACCTTCCTCGGCCCCGTCGCCGACGAGGAGGGCCTGCACTACCTCCGCCCGGAGACCGCGCAGGGCATCTTCATCAACTTCAAGAACGTGCTGACCACCTCGCGGAAGAAGCCGCCGTTCGGCATCGCGCAAATCGGCAAGAGCTTCCGCAACGAGATCACGCCGGGCAACTTCATCTTCCGCACCCGCGAGTTCGAGCAGATGGAGATGGAGTTCTTCGTCAAGCCGGGCGACGACGAGAAGTGGCACGAGTACTGGATCCAGGCCCGCCACGACTGGTACGTGGACCTCGGCATCGACCCGGAGAACCTGCGCCTCTTCGTGCACCCGCAGGAGAAGCTGTCGCACTACTCCAAGGGCACCACCGACGTCGAGTACAAGTTCGGCTTCTCCGGGAATCCGTGGGGTGAGCTGGAGGGCATCGCGAACCGCACCGACTACGACCTGTCGACGCACAGCAAGGCCTCCGGCGAGGACCTGAGCTTCTTCGATCAGGCCACCGGTGAGCGATACACCCCGTACGTGATCGAGCCCGCGGCCGGCCTCGGCCGCTCGATGATGGCCTTCCTGTGTGACGCGTACACCGAGGAAGAGGTGCCGAACGCCAAGGGCGGCACCGACGTCCGGACCGTGCTCCGGCTCGACCGTCGCCTCGCCCCGATCAAGGCCGCGGTGCTGCCGCTGTCGAAGAAGGACGAGCTCGCGCCGACCGCGCGCAATCTCGCCGACGAGCTGCGCAAGCACTGGGCCATCGAGTACGACGACGCGCAGAGCATCGGCAAGCGCTACCGCCGCCAGGACGAGATCGGCACCCCGTTCTGCGTCACCGTCGACTTCGACACGCTCGACGACCACGCCGTGACCATCCGCGAGCGGGACGCCATGACCCAGGAGCGCGTCGCTCTCGACAAGGTCGCCGAGTACCTCGGCGGCAAGCTGCTCGGCGCGTAG
- a CDS encoding nitroreductase family deazaflavin-dependent oxidoreductase → MASLGAKVLRTRWLVRAPIPMFRAGLGVLFGGRLLLLEHVGRTSGEHRYVVLECIERPVKDRVIVASGFGGSSQWYRNLGVDPHCWVSIGTARRRPAVARRLTPDEAREVIVRYREQHPKAYAKLSAVIEESVGRSIDEMPYLELAMSL, encoded by the coding sequence ATGGCGAGTCTGGGGGCGAAGGTGCTGCGTACCCGATGGCTGGTGCGGGCTCCGATCCCGATGTTCCGGGCCGGGCTCGGGGTGCTGTTCGGCGGCCGACTGCTGCTGCTGGAGCACGTCGGCCGCACGTCCGGCGAACACCGCTATGTCGTGCTCGAATGTATAGAGCGACCGGTGAAGGATCGCGTGATCGTGGCCTCCGGGTTCGGCGGTTCGTCCCAGTGGTATCGGAATCTCGGTGTCGATCCGCACTGCTGGGTGTCCATCGGTACTGCTCGGCGCCGTCCTGCCGTGGCCCGGCGGCTCACGCCCGACGAGGCCCGCGAGGTGATCGTGCGATACCGGGAGCAGCACCCGAAGGCGTACGCGAAACTGTCCGCTGTCATCGAGGAGTCCGTCGGGCGCTCGATCGACGAAATGCCGTATCTCGAGCTCGCAATGTCCTTGTGA
- a CDS encoding metalloregulator ArsR/SmtB family transcription factor — MTQTDLAPTASTAADHAAASELLRALAAPARIAIVLSLNERAMCVHELVDALHLNQPQVSQHLKVLKNSGVVAGNRRGREVEYMLVDDHIAHIVLDALTHATEGKQERGA, encoded by the coding sequence GTGACTCAGACCGACCTTGCCCCGACCGCGTCGACGGCCGCCGACCACGCCGCCGCCAGCGAACTGCTGCGCGCACTCGCCGCACCCGCCCGGATCGCGATCGTGCTATCCCTCAACGAACGCGCGATGTGCGTCCACGAACTCGTCGACGCGCTCCATCTCAACCAGCCCCAGGTGAGTCAGCACCTCAAGGTGCTCAAGAACTCCGGCGTCGTCGCCGGGAACCGGCGCGGCCGCGAGGTGGAGTACATGCTGGTCGACGATCACATCGCGCACATCGTGCTCGACGCGCTGACCCACGCCACCGAAGGCAAGCAGGAGCGTGGCGCGTGA
- a CDS encoding Fur family transcriptional regulator → MTPTKPVTGQRTTRQRSAIADLLVATDDFLSAQQLHDQLVARGDSIGLTTVYRNLQALVDAGQVDAIWDGSGETRYRHCSDEHHHHLVCRSCGTTVEVQAEPVEKWAARVATDHGFQDISHTVEIFGTCAGCAG, encoded by the coding sequence GTGACCCCCACCAAACCCGTCACCGGCCAGCGGACCACCCGCCAGCGTTCCGCGATCGCCGACCTCCTCGTCGCCACCGACGACTTCCTCTCGGCGCAGCAGCTGCACGACCAGCTGGTCGCCCGCGGCGACTCCATCGGCCTCACCACCGTCTACCGCAATCTTCAGGCGCTGGTCGACGCCGGTCAGGTCGACGCGATCTGGGACGGCTCCGGCGAGACGCGCTACCGCCACTGTTCGGACGAGCACCATCACCATCTGGTCTGCCGGTCGTGCGGGACCACGGTCGAGGTCCAGGCCGAGCCGGTCGAGAAGTGGGCCGCGCGAGTCGCCACCGACCACGGCTTCCAGGACATCTCACACACGGTCGAGATCTTCGGCACCTGCGCCGGCTGCGCCGGCTGA
- a CDS encoding Clp protease N-terminal domain-containing protein produces MSESASPAPAIRLDDLIDAIKKVHDDPLDQLTDAMLAADHLGDVADHLIGYFVDNARRTGASWTDIGASMGVTKQAAQKRFTPKEPGTAADLDANQGFNAFTPRARSAVAAAHTIAKDARNAEVTPAHLLLGILDSPESLAVALMEKGGVDLAALGDRARAAFGAASDEIPALIPFDAAARKALELTFRQALRLGHNYVGTEHVVLALLDVEDGSGPLSDSGVDTADFEARLLEMLASLKPDGES; encoded by the coding sequence ATGTCCGAAAGCGCCTCTCCCGCCCCCGCCATCCGTCTCGACGACCTGATCGACGCCATCAAGAAGGTCCACGACGACCCGCTCGACCAACTCACCGACGCCATGCTCGCCGCCGACCACCTCGGCGACGTCGCCGATCACCTGATCGGCTACTTCGTCGACAACGCCCGGCGCACCGGCGCCTCGTGGACCGACATCGGCGCTTCGATGGGCGTCACCAAACAGGCCGCGCAGAAGCGCTTCACCCCCAAGGAACCCGGAACCGCGGCCGACCTCGACGCGAACCAGGGCTTCAACGCCTTCACGCCGCGGGCACGCTCGGCCGTCGCCGCCGCGCACACCATCGCCAAGGACGCCCGGAACGCCGAGGTGACCCCGGCCCACCTGCTGCTCGGGATCCTTGACTCGCCCGAATCGCTGGCCGTCGCCCTGATGGAGAAGGGCGGCGTGGATCTCGCCGCGCTCGGCGATCGCGCCCGCGCCGCCTTCGGCGCCGCGTCCGACGAGATCCCGGCCCTCATCCCGTTCGACGCCGCCGCGCGCAAGGCACTCGAACTGACCTTCCGCCAGGCACTGCGGCTCGGCCACAACTACGTCGGCACCGAGCACGTGGTCCTCGCACTGCTCGACGTCGAGGACGGGTCCGGCCCGCTGAGCGACTCCGGCGTCGACACCGCGGACTTCGAGGCCCGGCTCCTCGAGATGCTGGCGAGCCTGAAGCCGGACGGCGAGTCGTAA
- a CDS encoding alpha/beta fold hydrolase encodes MPHFDGARGRLYYRHWRAASPTGDSSRTGAPRATLVFLHGYGEHSGLYHRFANQLNARGIEVWALDQYGHGLSDGDRGRIEELGDAVDAAQRLVVRATREHPETPVFLAGHSLGSVVAALTALAGPGRFRGLIVSGSALSPLPWLDDADPAPVELTLDALSADEFYRDELVNDPLAFTEGDLVALASRLFPPAWTVLAEDLPGLDLPILAVHGADDPVAPLDLLQDWRDRLGDLRIEVFDGAAHDVLNEVAHREVAAVIGDFIDAESAAKAAA; translated from the coding sequence ATGCCCCACTTCGACGGCGCCCGCGGGCGTCTGTACTACCGCCACTGGCGAGCCGCCTCGCCGACCGGCGACAGCTCCCGGACCGGCGCCCCGCGCGCCACCCTGGTGTTCCTGCACGGCTACGGCGAGCACAGCGGCCTCTACCACCGGTTCGCGAATCAGCTGAACGCCCGCGGCATCGAGGTCTGGGCACTCGACCAGTACGGGCACGGTCTCAGCGACGGCGACCGCGGCCGCATCGAGGAACTCGGCGACGCGGTCGACGCCGCCCAGCGGCTCGTCGTGCGTGCCACCCGGGAGCACCCGGAGACACCGGTCTTCCTCGCCGGACACTCCCTGGGCAGCGTCGTCGCCGCGCTCACCGCGCTCGCCGGCCCCGGCCGATTCCGCGGCCTCATCGTCAGCGGCAGCGCCCTGAGCCCGCTCCCCTGGCTCGACGACGCCGACCCCGCCCCGGTCGAACTCACCCTCGACGCCCTCTCGGCCGACGAGTTCTACCGCGACGAACTCGTCAACGACCCGCTCGCCTTCACCGAGGGCGACCTCGTCGCCCTCGCCTCCCGCCTGTTCCCGCCGGCCTGGACCGTCCTCGCCGAGGACCTGCCCGGTCTCGACCTGCCGATCCTCGCCGTGCACGGCGCCGACGATCCCGTCGCCCCACTGGACCTGCTCCAGGACTGGCGTGATCGCCTCGGCGACCTGCGCATCGAGGTGTTCGACGGCGCTGCCCACGACGTGCTCAACGAGGTGGCGCACCGCGAGGTCGCGGCGGTGATCGGCGACTTCATCGACGCCGAGTCGGCGGCGAAGGCCGCGGCGTGA